One uncultured Flavobacterium sp. DNA segment encodes these proteins:
- a CDS encoding transferase: protein MIRNSYRKCRSFYHKLQFYYSVNWTKTLYFNFKKFPFETAKKLPVFFYGKVKFTSITGEIQIDGDIQKGMIGFGQPYELNKVHKGIAEIFILGKLTFKGKFQFGKDCFVFVGENASCELGNMASMASSGKLICTEKIVLGNYARFGSESQIIDTNFHDLIDIQTGEKFKKSAPIFIGNYNFGSNRVSILKGTQTPDFCTIASNSLCTRDYTALGENILIGGIPAKLIRNNISRDWQGEKEQLDDFLTI, encoded by the coding sequence ATGATTCGCAATAGTTATAGAAAATGCCGTTCTTTTTACCACAAACTCCAGTTTTACTATTCAGTAAACTGGACCAAAACGCTGTATTTTAATTTTAAGAAATTCCCTTTTGAAACTGCTAAAAAACTCCCAGTTTTCTTTTACGGAAAAGTAAAATTTACCTCAATAACCGGAGAAATTCAAATAGATGGAGATATTCAAAAGGGAATGATTGGTTTTGGTCAGCCTTACGAATTAAATAAAGTGCATAAAGGTATTGCCGAAATTTTTATTTTAGGAAAACTAACCTTCAAAGGGAAGTTTCAATTTGGAAAAGATTGCTTTGTTTTTGTTGGTGAAAATGCTTCTTGTGAACTTGGAAATATGGCTTCGATGGCATCAAGCGGAAAACTAATTTGTACAGAAAAAATTGTTTTGGGTAATTATGCCCGCTTCGGCTCAGAATCTCAGATTATCGATACCAATTTTCATGATTTAATTGATATACAAACAGGAGAAAAGTTTAAGAAATCGGCACCAATTTTTATCGGGAATTATAATTTTGGCAGCAATAGAGTTTCCATCCTAAAAGGAACTCAGACACCTGATTTTTGTACAATTGCCTCAAATAGTTTATGTACAAGAGATTATACTGCTTTAGGTGAAAATATCTTAATTGGAGGAATTCCGGCTAAATTAATTCGGAATAATATTTCAAGAGACTGGCAAGGAGAAAAAGAACAATTAGATGATTTTTTGACGATCTAA
- a CDS encoding oligosaccharide flippase family protein — protein sequence MSDSKTYRQILKTTSLFGGVQFFTILISIIRTKLIAIFIGPAGMGIIALLNSTLGVVSGISGLGMETSAVKNISENYKNDDLKTVSRTIQIIKKIVFFTGILGMLLVIIFSKVLSIITFGDSSQTYSFVFIAVTVLFKQLSSGQLAVLQGLRQMKLLAKANLYGNLFGLLFSIPLYYFLRIEAIIPTIIIASLSALLFSFYYSDKIKIDKEKISKTVLLTEGKSIIKLGFMLTISNVLTLLSTYLVQIYISKSGGLEQVGFYNAGFTLLNSYVGIIFTVMSTDYFPKLASVNSDNEKVRSSVIQQAFISIIIITPIIVLFLTFISIIIQLIYTPKFNEIIPMVCFGILGMLFRAVSWAMGFILIAKGDSKMFVKTAIGFNILSLIMNILGYYFYGLEGLGFSFCLYFLFHFIGLKIITKNRYNFYFDTEFYKIYFICFVICVVAFLLRYIEIPILKYSLMMVMILISMSFSLFQINKKMNLKEMFASLISNKKNQNDSQ from the coding sequence GTGTCTGATAGTAAAACATATCGGCAGATTCTAAAAACGACTTCACTTTTTGGAGGCGTACAGTTTTTTACGATTCTAATTTCGATTATCAGAACCAAACTAATTGCTATTTTTATTGGTCCCGCCGGAATGGGAATTATTGCTTTATTAAATTCGACTTTGGGTGTTGTAAGTGGAATTTCAGGTTTAGGAATGGAAACCAGCGCTGTAAAAAACATTTCAGAAAACTACAAAAACGATGATTTAAAAACAGTTTCCAGAACAATTCAGATCATAAAAAAGATTGTTTTTTTTACCGGAATATTAGGAATGCTGCTTGTTATTATTTTTTCGAAAGTATTGAGTATTATTACTTTTGGAGATTCAAGTCAAACCTATTCTTTCGTATTTATTGCCGTTACGGTATTGTTCAAACAATTATCTTCAGGACAATTGGCAGTTTTGCAAGGTTTACGACAAATGAAATTGCTTGCAAAAGCTAATTTGTACGGAAATTTATTTGGGCTGCTTTTTTCGATTCCGTTGTATTATTTTTTGAGAATTGAGGCTATAATTCCCACCATAATAATTGCGTCCTTATCAGCTTTATTATTTTCGTTTTATTATTCGGATAAAATCAAAATAGATAAAGAAAAAATCTCAAAAACAGTACTTTTAACCGAAGGAAAATCGATCATAAAATTAGGTTTTATGCTCACGATTAGTAATGTTTTAACGCTTTTGTCAACTTATTTAGTTCAGATTTATATTAGTAAAAGCGGAGGTCTGGAACAAGTTGGTTTTTACAACGCAGGTTTTACGTTATTAAATTCCTATGTTGGAATTATTTTTACAGTAATGAGTACTGATTATTTCCCGAAATTAGCTTCTGTAAATTCAGATAATGAAAAAGTTAGATCAAGTGTAATACAGCAAGCATTTATTTCGATCATTATTATTACGCCTATAATTGTATTATTTTTGACTTTCATTTCAATAATAATACAACTTATTTATACACCAAAATTCAATGAAATTATTCCAATGGTTTGTTTCGGAATTTTAGGAATGCTGTTCAGAGCCGTTTCATGGGCGATGGGATTTATTTTAATTGCCAAAGGTGATTCTAAAATGTTTGTCAAAACCGCCATCGGATTTAATATTTTGTCCTTAATAATGAATATTCTGGGCTATTATTTTTATGGATTAGAAGGTTTAGGTTTTAGTTTTTGCCTCTATTTTTTATTTCATTTTATAGGATTAAAAATCATCACCAAAAACCGCTATAATTTTTATTTTGATACCGAATTTTATAAAATATATTTCATTTGTTTTGTTATTTGTGTGGTTGCATTTTTGCTTCGATATATTGAAATTCCAATTTTAAAATACAGTTTAATGATGGTGATGATTTTGATTTCAATGAGTTTTAGTTTGTTTCAAATCAATAAAAAGATGAATTTAAAAGAAATGTTCGCATCATTAATTTCAAATAAAAAGAACCAGAATGATTCGCAATAG